In Peromyscus eremicus chromosome X, PerEre_H2_v1, whole genome shotgun sequence, the sequence CCAatcccttctctcccctttccccctcaTCCACaaggcttcttcttctttttgtttttgtaactaACCAAAGGTCCAAGGTCATTCCTTTATCTTGATGTAGGAGCCAATGCAGATGTCTGAGGAGGATTGGGTGGCTCATATTGGCTCCATTACATGGGCCTCCTTTTCATAGATGTTAGGGATCAGACCCATAGGAGAGTTGATCATGCGCACAGTATTCTTACTAAATAGCTTGAACTCGTAATGAATAAGTTGCTCCCAAAAGCAGTTGTTGGGACGGATGATGGGTCGGCAGGActtggtccatgtgtgtgcatccaGCAGCGTCATGTTGTGGTATTTCATGAGATAGGCAAGGCAGAAGGCTGCCGAGCCGCTTACTCCTGTGGTGCAGTGCAGCAGCACGCGGCCATTCCTCATTTCCACGGCATGGATGTGATCAGCTATAGGGTCGAAAAAGTCATAGAGGTAGGCGTTGGGAGTACCACTCACCGGCACTTGCACGTACTGAATGTCTTCAAAGAACACGTTCGCTGCTTCTATCGAGGCATTGATAATCGTGGTGATGTAGTTGTTGGACAGGGCGAGTTTGTCGTTAGCGACCACAGCGTTACTGATAAAAAGGCTGTTAGTTATTTGAGAGAGGTCATAAAGGTTGTCCCGTTCCATAGCCTGAGTCTAAAGGACACAAGACGCTGTTGTCATTACCAGGGtgtcaggtcagctgtctctgcaCTAGGTTCCAGTGCACCTTTAGGAAGGCAGCTGCTCTGCTGAAATGTCAGGTCTTtaacctctgtctcctcctccactACTCACGTGTCACAGTAGCGACcaatctgtctctctcctccaatGCCCAGGCGTCACAATCCCCAAAGTCACAAGGCTCAGGTTTCTAGGGCAAAGGTAACTTTAGCTGCCCCCTAGCTAGGTGGTCACAGCCCACCTTCACCTTCCTcccttctcattttctctctttcccctttctttttttctttttcctcttcttttccttccttccttcttcccttccttcttccttcctttcctcctcccctcctctccctccctcccttctcccctccactccctctctccctcctcccctccctccctccctccttgcctcccacccttcctcccttctttccttccttctttttgcggtcgtttgtttgtatttgagacaaggttttaacattgtagcccaggctggcctcagcttccccaaGGTTTGGTAGTACAGGCCTGCCTGCACAATCATGTCCAGTTTCCGATTCTTTTCTTCATAGTGTatagtttatttttgagacaggtctcagaTATTccaagctgatcttgaactcattatgtagccagaTGTTCTTGAActtctgttccttctgtctctactttctGAGGACTGCGATTACAGGCTTGCACCCATTTATATAGTTCTGGGAATTGGATCTAGGGATTCATGAGTGCAAAACAAGccctctatcaactgagctacatccttggcCTTAGTCATttttacaaacagaaaaaaatcacttcagttttttttttattttgccttttaaaatgttctattCCAACATATCTGATTTATGCTTTAGTTTTTGTACCACACTGAACATATCATATATGAATGTTTCTATGTCATTAATGTTCAAGAATAGTTTATATTTCCCTACAAAGCAAAATAGTCTCATATTTGAAGTTGCAACAGCCTTTGGCTCACGTAATGTGCTAATAGCTACAAAACTGCAGCAAGAATAGAGGTTGGCTGTGCTTGGTAACCACAGAATTTTGTTCCTGCTTACAAATACATTAGAGCTGGTTGTAAGGAAGCATGGCTAACAGCTCTCTAGTGGTCAGTTGTGACTAATTCAGCCATGTCACTGTTCATTTATACATACATCCCAGTTGATTTATCTCTGGATTCTTTTTATTTGCTGAAACAGTAGCTCAAATAATTTCATTTGCTTTCTTCAAAAGAATGCCCATGTGCTTTGTAAACTACAAGTCATTTGATTATCACCAAGATGTCTTGTCAATAATATTAAGACATTCTAGAACAAGTTAATGTCACATTACAGTTGGgccaaaaattttgttttaaaaatgtttcctgaGACTTGCGTTTCCTTTCAGCTATAAGTATCTTGACTGAAATTGTAAAGAATATCTTAAAATTAATGCATTGTTTCACAGACAATCCAGAGACTCATAGTCTTCATTGTTGTTTCatcatcattaaaaatatttattattattattattattattattattattattattatttgtgtgtgtgtgtgtgtgtgtgtaagggcacATATGccatagtgtgcatgtggagatcaggggACATGTTTGAGAACAGAGGATCAAACTTAGGCCACCAAGTTTGTActgtaagtgcctttacccactgagccatctcactggcctatcATTATGAAAGAAGATGAAACAGTTGATATCTTTCTCATAATGGTCAAGGAAATTATAACCTCAAGATGCAACAGTTTTCCTTTTTTCAGATGTGGTAATCAAGTTTTTTTATGTTACTTAAACTATTAGTTCCCgcaaaaatgaggaaaataaaatataatgaaaatactaaataaatatgaGAACTGCTTTTTAAGATATCTCAATTTCActaaagttatttaaaaagagTTAGTCCAGggcaagatatatatatatatatatatatatatatatatatatatatatatatatatatatatatctcagtgATAGAATATGTGCTTATCTTGCAGAATGctctggattccatccccagtaccaaaaataaacaaacaaataaaacaataataaaacaaaaaggctTATTTTGAGATACAGTATATTCTATGTAGTAATAAGAAGACCTGATAGAACATTAGATTGCAGTGATTTCAAAATTATGTACTACTTAAACTTGTAAATGTAGCATAATTAACCAATATAAATTCAGACCTGTTTTCAAAGGCACTCATTACCAATATTAAACTGTAATATTCTTTCAGCCAATATTCTGTAATGCTCTTAGCCTGAGGGATAATGACTAATGTAAAACTTCTACTATAGGACAGTTCCTGTGTGGATGAAGAATTAACATCTTCTAAGTCAGTCACCTTCAGACTCTTCTTTCTTGTTATTTagtgaagaaaatatttaagaactcttctctgtttccactCTCAGAGAAAGATGATACGTAGTTTGGCGGAGGGGGTGGTGgtatagatgtaattctgaacagttttattaaataagaaacacagagccaaattcagagttaaaagccccagaggtcagagagcagtagctaagagctgagaccaagaccaccTTCGTACCACCTGGTGCCACTGgagtccttcccctgagaaagagacctacttcctgtgtgtctgtcttttttattaactttctgttctgccttctcattgtttgtaaacccaaccacatgacctccttgtcattgcctgtctatacagacctccaggtctctatggttggtattgagattaaaggcatgtgtctccatgctggccaTGTCTTTGAACACTCAGAGTGATCATGTgatcatgtgatcgggattaagggcatgtgctatcactgccagacttctgctaaatggcttgctattagctctgaccccgaggcacttttatttattaacatacaaataaaatcacatttcagcacaaataaaatatcaccatggggggagtagagagatggctcagagggtaaaactGCTTGCCATACAAACCTAAAGATCTGATTTAGATACCTGGAAACATGTAAACAGTTGGATCATTGGGGATGaagttgtaatcccagcattccttcaGTGAGATggaaaacagagacaggaaaatgtgatggtttgaataaaaatggcccccataggtatATAGGgagatgtgtccttgttggagtaggtgtggctttgttggaggaggtgtgtccctaggaggcaggctttgaggtttcagaagctcaagcctggccagtgtgtcactgtcacttcctgctgcctgtggatctagatgtagaactctcagctctttctccagtactgtgtctgcttgcacaccaccatgcttcctggaatgatgataatggactataattctgaaattataagccagccccaattaaatgttttcctttataagagttgccatggtcatggtgtctcttcacaacaacaaaaccttaactaagacagagaatCTGCCTGGAATTCTAGATatcctggaaggctgagaagtAGAAACAAGAGTGATATTCCCTTAGGGTGTAGCCCAGTggtggaacacttgcctagcatgtgtgaggccttggcatccagagagagacaaagagaactagttaagatttgtttttctttcattatgttaagtgaaataagccagactcagaaaaataaatactctgtgttttcttttatgcagAACTTAACTTTGTGTAGGTCACAAAGCTAGCAAGAGAAtcatgagagaagaggaagagatctTAACAGACtgagaaatagagacagaaatGGAATTCATATACTAGGAAAGCAGGAGGGGAGATTAACTTGGGAAAGTAAAAGAACCAGGTGGAGAGGAGGTGAAGGAGAGGAAGAAcaatggaggaggaggggaatgAATGAAAGTAACGCATAATGACCTATATATGAAGATGGCATAATGAAACCCACTACTTTGTATATTGTGATTGCTATTctaggttgtcaacttgactacatttcaaattaattaaaacccaaaaatAGAGGGCACATTCATGAGGGATTTCtacttaatttgaagtgggaagatctatttctaatccagatctttgaggtagaaagacacatctttaatccagatattttgagctgggaaaacccacctctattctgggccataccttctgctgaAAGCCTagataaggacatggaagaatgaAGCTTTTACCCTTTGCCTGCTTGGCCTCAATTCCCAagaaagtccattccttcactgccaTTAGAACCTATTTTTTTGGTATTACAGTGTATATTGAAGACCAGTTGACACATCCAGCCTTGTGTACTGAGCAACTACTACATTCTTAGACCTTCAGTTCATAGGCTGCCATTGTTGGATTaactggaccacagcctatacATCATTATAATAAATCCCCTggtttagtcagggtttctattgctgtgaagagatatgatgaccccagcaactcttataaaggaaaacttttaattggtGGGACATAGCATCATGTAGgaagacttggtgctggagaagtagctgagagtcctatatcttacaggcaacaggaagtggtctgagacatgaggagtagcttgagcatagaagagctcaaagcccacccccacagtgatacacttcctctaacaaggccatacctactccagcaaagacacacctcctaatagtgtcactccctttgggggccattttcttttaaaccaccacattctacttcctggcccccaaaggcagtGGCCATATCACAAAGTCCAACTTCAGCCTCCGTTGTCTTTAACAGTCTCACACTtctttcaaagtccaaagttcaaaatctcttttgAGAGTCATGCAatgtcttaactgtaatcacctgtaaaattaaaataaaaaagtaaatcacatacttccaacatataatggcacaggatatacattaccctTCTAAAAAATAAGAAGGGTAGTATAGTGATAGTgggaaaatactggaccaaagcaagactgaaaaccagctgggcaaactcaaaactctgcatctccatgtctgaagtcaaaatgctcttcagatctcctaCTTCTTTCAGTTttgctgactgcaacacacttctttcttttgggctggTTATACTCCctattagcagctttccttgacaggtatcccatggctctggcatctctaacattttggggtctccaaggcaatccaggcttcaacttcacagcttcacgcaatggcctctctaggcctccattcacgGACACCCCTGACACTTGCTTGGCCTTAGAAGCTTTCTTTAGGCCCAGAGGCAAATTCTATGACCTGTTTCttttatccttaactctaaagccagaaccatacggctgaagctgccaagtccTGCTGcgtgctgggactggaacatgaccccctcattcagttacatcttcaccagctttctgtccttcactgcctaagcttgccTATCCTTGAActtgtcctgtagaccaggctggcctcaaactcagattcactagcctctgcctttccagtgctggggttaaaggcacgcaccaccacaattggctctaagcttttctttaattccttttcacaagttggaaacttagctgagtgGGATCTTGGCCTGAGGCCACTACTCCCTTTATTGCagttcttaatctgtttatctccttaaacacaggatttatctctattccacttcctcttgtccagttttgtatttttattttatttgctcaaCTTGCTCCTTTTTGTTATAAATCCTCAtcacactaataaccacatgacagagtttatactaggctgttttgagatttcctctgccataggaattaatccaaaactctttactttagcctcaggcagactctttggacaaagACAAAAGGCaaccacattctttaccaaaatatcacaagaaggaTCACTAGGCcatatattaatattcttctcctctgtaaCCTCTTGAGCAAGGTCCCCAAAGTTCATCAAATCATAATCAGCACcgctgtcttccatgttcctactagtatggcccattaagccatgcttaaagcattccattgcattcctaacccaaagtaccaaagtccaaattcctccagacaaaagcatggtcaagcctatcacagcaatatgccagtccctggtaccaacttctgtcttagggtttctattgctgtaaagagacatgatgaccacagcaactcctataaagaaaaacatttaactggggtggttCATATTTTCAGAGgtatagtccattatcatcatggtgggatatggcatcatgaagacagacatggtgctgaagaagtagctgagagtcctacatcttgcaggcaacaggaagtagtctgagacactgggagtagcttgagcataggagacctcaaagtccacctccacagtgacacactttctccaacaaggccatacctactccaacaaagtcacacttcccaatagtgccattattctgactaatacagattttgGTACAGAAGTGGCTCTAGAGCAACAGAAGTATAAGGATGAATCTTTATGTATCTGGAATAGGCTTTCTAATCTGCCAGTATctatagttactgaagcctctcctGGGAGCCGAAAGCTTACTGAAAGTCCATGGCATGAACTAAATAACATACTTAAGGGGATAAATGTATTTGATTATCCTGATTCATCAACTGTGGGTGGCAACAGATTTTTTTAACTCAGTATATAATACTTTTGACAGCTtatggaaaaataaggaaaatgacgATGCTGGTCAGTTGTTCTCAGTATCTCTGTATGAATTGAAAAAAGATAGAAATGAACTCTGTGATAAAATTTGCCAGCTTCTAACATCTCAGAATATGGTGAAGGACAACAATAAACTCAGTGATAAAATTGACCAGCTCCAGATGTGCATAAACAGTCTAAAGATTTCTAATGTGCCCTAGAAGAAAATCTCTTCAGCATCCACAGAACTTAAGTTGCAGAAGATCAAACTGAATCCCTCACTATGTTTGGCTGAATTAGTGTGAAAATTCAAGTCCCAGCTGGAGGGGGTCAGGAGTTAAAGTACGACATTAACTGGTAAAGAAAGGGATCTCATCCTGTTACTTGGGATGGGGATGTGTGGGAGGACGCTAGTGAAGCTGGGAACTTTGAACCTTCAGATTCTCAAGGGTTTATCTCATCTGAGGAAGTAGTCTCTCCACCCTCAGCCCCACCCCTTGAAATATTATCTTTTTCACCTTTCATTGAGGAAATTAATTCTTCATTGTCTACTAAATCAGCAGTGACTTTCTCTGAAGAAAATGCTAGGCAAGACAATACTGAAGTCCCTCAGGGCCACCAATATTTGCCTCTAAACCTATAACCAGACTCAAGGCAAAGCAGGGAGGTGTGCTACACTACTAAAGAGCTTAATGAGCTTGTcaattcattcaagcagaagtctggggaatGTGTGGGGGAATGGATTTTAATGGTATGGGATAATAGTGGAAGGAACATGAAACTGGATCaggctgagtttattgatatggGTCCACTGTGTGGAAattctaggtttaatatggaagcttgcacagttaaaaaaaagtgtgaaaagtttgtttgaatggttgggtgaagcatttgtcaaaagatggcctactgaaaaggagttggagatgcctGATATCCTTTGGTttagtgttgatgaagggatttCAAGGCTAGGAAAAATGCTATGCTAGAGTGGGTACACTGTGTGAAACCTAGTCCTCCAatatgggaaggcccagaagacatGCCCTCACGCATCCTGTAAGACACAAAATGGTGAGAGGTACACTAACACATTTGAAGAGCTTTGTTGTCACCCTTTTCCTTGTGTCAGACCTTAGGGTTGGAGATGCTGCTTCTCAGTtggataaatgaaatgaaatgagttTAACTGGGCCCTGAGGTATCAGGGGCCAGGTGGCAGCACCAAATCGCCAAAGACAAGGTGGTTGTAGCTATCCTAATGGACAGAACAGACAAAGTAATATCCATAATAGCCTGACCTGTAATGGTCAGCACAGGCAAAGTAAATTCTGGGGTCCATTAGATATTGGTTCTGCATTAATACtcttcaacaggtccaggctgctgtgcaggctgctctACCACTTGGACCATGTGATCCAGCAGTCATGGTGGTACTTGAGGTGTCAGTGGCAGAGAGGGGTGCTGTTTGGAGCCTTTGGCAGGCCCTATAGGTGAATCACTGAGGAGACCTTTGGGATTTTGGAACAAGGCTCCGCCATCATTTGCAGACAACTATTCTCCCTTTGAAAGACAGATCTTGACCTGCTATTGCATCTTAGTGGAAACTGAACATCTGATAATGGGCTACCAAGTTACCATGTGACTTGAGCTACTCATAATGATCTGGGTGTAATCTaacccaccaagtcataaagtaggaCATGCACAGCAGCAACCTATTATCGAATGGAAGTGGTATATTGTCGATTGTGCCTAAGCAGGTCCCGAAGGAACAagcaagttacatgaagaagttgcccaaatgcctatggtttctactcTTGTTACAATGCCATttgctgccaagcatgcaccCATAGCCTTACAGGGTGTGCCCCATGATTGGTTGACTGAGGATGAGAAGACTAGGGCCTGGTTTACTAATGGTTCTGCATGTTATGCAGTCACTAtccagaagtggacagctgcCGCCTTACAACCCCTTTCTAGGACAACCCTGAAAGacactggcaaagggaaaattTCACAGTGGGCAGGACTTCAGGCAGTACACTTTATTTGGAAGGAAATAGCCAGATTTTCTACAGTTCACTGATTCTTGTGCTGTAGCCAATGgattggctggatggtcagggacttggaaagaatATGGTTGGGAAATTGAGGAGAAAGACATTgggggaagaagtatgtggatagGTCTCTCCAAATGGGTGAAAGATGTGAAGATACTTCTGCCCCATGTAAATGCTCATTAAAGGGTGATTTCAGCAAAGGAGAAGTTCAATAATCAAGTAGATAGAATGACCCATTCTGCAgacagtcagcctctttccccagccattcatgtcattgcccaatgggcccatgaacaaagtggccaGGATAGCAGAGATAAGGGTTATACATGGGCTCAACAACATGGACTTCTACTCACTAAGGTTGACCTAGCTACagctgctgagtgccagatcttccaacagcagagaccaacactgagccccagatatgGCACCACTCCCTGGGGTGACCAACCAGCAACCTGGTGTCAGGTTTACTACATCAGACCACTTCCTCCATGGAGAGGACAACgctttgtccttactggagtagatacttattctggttatggatttgccttttcTGCACataatgcttctgccaaaaccaCCATCCAAGGGCTTACCTTATCCACCATAGTGGTATTCCATACAGTATTGCTTCTCACCagggaactcacttcacagccagagaagtgaGACAGTGGGCccatggaatccactggtcttCCCATGTTTCTTACCATCCTGAAGCAGGTGGCCTCACAGAAAGATGGAATAGCCTTTTGAAGACACAATTACTATACTGTTTAGGTGGCAGCAGCTTGGAGAGCTggggcagagttctccagaaggCAGAATATGCTTTGAATCAGTGTCCAATATATAGTATGATTTCTCCCATATCCAGGTTCCACTATCACCCTTAATGACCCATTAGGAaaatttttgcttcctgttcctgtaTCCTTAAGTTCTGTCAGCCTGAATgttttggttccagagggagTGCTCTCCTACCAGGAGtcacaaacattccattgaattgGAAGCTTAGACTTCCCCCTGGCCACTATGGGCTTCTGATGTCCTTAAGCCAACaagctaagaaaggaataacagtgttaggaggggtgaTTGATCTAGATTACCAAGGGGAGATTGTATTGCTTCTCTACAATGGAGGTCagaaagattatgtctggagtgcaggagataCTTTAGGCCCTAAAGTTTAGGGCATCTTTTGGTGCTGCTATGTCCTGTGATTCAAGTCAGTGGGAAACTAGtcagaattttctttgggccaccaactagctcccaaatacagacacagagacttgttattaattatgaataaatggccttagcttaggcttgttcctctAGTTCTTTTAACtcaatttaacctgtttctattcatatatgttttgccttggagctttttacctttctttcattctgtatgtcccacttttctgtttcctccatgtctgtctctgtcccctgctgtctccctggcatctctttttcttccccactccctagcctaaattcctcctcctcctggttctccctgcccagaagtcccacctatatctcctccctcactattggccattcaggtttttattagaccagtcaggtgccttaggcaggaaaggtaaaacagcaacacatctttacataattaaacaaatgtgatACATCTCtgcatagttaaataaatattccacaacaggaaatTACAATATCTTActccaggcaggatgacaaagaGAACAGACCCATCAGGAATGAAAGTATGGGCCACTCCTCCAGAAAAAGAACTAAGACATGTTGAGGTGCCTGCCAAGGgtagaggaaatacagaatgggtagtagaggaaggtagttataaataccagctaaggccATGAGACCAGTTACAGAAAAGAGGATTATAATTGACATGAATGTTTCTGTTATAGTTAAAGAATGCATTTGGACaggttgtgttttctttcctcaatttGTCATGTGATGTAACACCAAGAATATCAATGGTTATCATATTTAAATATGAGATAATgaatgtccctcaagggacaCTGTCActtattctaaatttataatgcaTTTGTGTTATAAGAGGGATAGTTGTACCATGGTAGGcataattatatataatgcatttgtgaTTGTACGTGGGATAAttatattatgtttaggtgttATTATGGCCTGGTTACTGTTTTCATCAGGAAACtaatcatgacataaggagatatgattgtgtgtcaagttgacaagaagtgGACTTGTGATGGCTTTTATTGATTATCAActtaactacatctggaattaacaaaaccctgaaaccagagggcatatctgtgagggattgctacttaatttgaagtgggaagatctttgaggtgggaagacacacctttaattcagatctttaatccAGAGCTAACCTGGACCATactttctgctggaagcctatataaggacatgggagaaggaagcttttgctccttgcctgcttgtcctccctttcctagcaagtccattccttcactggcattagagtctacttctttgggattcctgtatatactgaagaccagctaagacttccagtctcatggactgagcaactaccagattcttggaccttccatttaTAGACAGCCaatgttggattagctggaccatagcctggaagttattttaataaatcccacatatatatgcatatatatatatatatatatatatatatatatatatatatctcctataAGGTCTAttactctagagaatcctgattGATACATGTGAACctaaaaaattaaggaaataaagTGGATGAAAAATGATTTATGCTTCCCCATTTAGTAGTCAAGGCCCTTTCCAGTTTTCCCTAAATCATGCTTTTCAAAGCTCATTCAGTAGATTTGTATTAAGAATGTGTTGttagaggtcctaggttcaagtCTCATTatcaacaaattaattaattaattaactaattaaatttttaaaaatatctgagtGCGATAGCTCA encodes:
- the Dusp21 gene encoding dual specificity protein phosphatase 21 → MERDNLYDLSQITNSLFISNAVVANDKLALSNNYITTIINASIEAANVFFEDIQYVQVPVSGTPNAYLYDFFDPIADHIHAVEMRNGRVLLHCTTGVSGSAAFCLAYLMKYHNMTLLDAHTWTKSCRPIIRPNNCFWEQLIHYEFKLFSKNTVRMINSPMGLIPNIYEKEAHVMEPI